A stretch of the Snodgrassella alvi genome encodes the following:
- a CDS encoding RtcB family protein — protein MTQYNLLQAENAKPIKMWTQGVSVEDEAKNQLIKTAQLPFIFKHIAVMPDVHIGKGSTIGSVIPTMGAIIPAAVGVDIGCGMIAVQTSLVATDLPDNLLPLRQVIEKAVPHGMTPKYRGRDNGSWQNPPPIVNQYWQQLLPGFEKITAKYPRFLKTKNHKHLGTLGTGNHFIEICLDETDSVWLMLHSGSRGIGNTIGNFFIELAKKDMEVHIRNLPDIDLAYLQEGTEHFQDYVQAVHWAQEFARLNREAMMHNVIAAMRKIITKPFTTHLSAVNCHHNYVQKEQHFGEKIFITRKGAVSARKGELGIIPGSMGTKSYIVRGLGNEESFCSCSHGAGRIMSRTDAKKQFTIDDQIKATAHVECCKDKSIIDEIPMAYKDIDAVMTAQNELVEIVHQLRQVVCVKG, from the coding sequence ATGACTCAATATAATTTGTTGCAAGCGGAAAATGCAAAACCAATCAAAATGTGGACACAAGGCGTATCGGTCGAAGATGAAGCCAAAAACCAGCTAATCAAAACAGCCCAATTACCATTTATCTTTAAACATATTGCCGTCATGCCCGATGTCCATATCGGTAAAGGTTCAACAATCGGAAGTGTTATCCCAACCATGGGTGCAATTATTCCGGCTGCCGTGGGCGTAGATATCGGCTGCGGCATGATTGCCGTGCAAACCTCTTTAGTCGCAACTGATTTGCCCGATAATTTATTGCCTTTGCGTCAAGTTATCGAAAAAGCCGTGCCACATGGCATGACCCCCAAATACCGTGGACGAGATAACGGTAGCTGGCAAAATCCACCACCAATTGTCAATCAATACTGGCAGCAACTGTTACCGGGTTTTGAAAAAATAACCGCAAAATATCCACGCTTCTTAAAAACCAAGAATCACAAACATCTAGGAACACTGGGTACCGGCAACCATTTTATCGAAATCTGTCTCGATGAAACCGATAGCGTGTGGTTAATGTTGCATAGCGGTTCACGAGGCATAGGCAATACTATCGGCAACTTTTTTATCGAATTGGCTAAAAAAGATATGGAAGTGCATATCAGAAATCTACCCGATATAGATCTGGCTTATCTTCAGGAAGGGACAGAGCATTTTCAGGACTATGTTCAAGCAGTACATTGGGCACAGGAATTTGCGAGGCTAAACCGTGAAGCCATGATGCATAACGTTATCGCAGCAATGCGCAAAATCATTACCAAACCATTTACTACACACCTATCCGCTGTTAACTGTCACCACAACTACGTGCAAAAAGAACAGCATTTTGGAGAAAAAATATTTATAACCCGCAAAGGCGCAGTATCAGCACGCAAAGGAGAACTGGGCATCATCCCCGGTTCAATGGGCACCAAAAGCTATATCGTGCGGGGACTAGGTAATGAAGAAAGTTTTTGTTCTTGTTCACATGGCGCAGGAAGAATAATGAGCCGAACCGATGCAAAAAAGCAATTTACCATAGACGACCAAATCAAAGCCACCGCCCATGTTGAATGCTGTAAAGACAAAAGCATAATCGACGAAATACCAATGGCTTACAAAGATATCGATGCCGTCATGACCGCCCAAAATGAACTGGTGGAAATCGTGCATCAATTACGGCAGGTAGTGTGTGTAAAAGGGTAA
- a CDS encoding slipin family protein has product MLTIINVKKGELAIVRKRGEIDNIITAGRHFFWNPFSVLTFTQVDLADTQIEPDTANKLINFYPQLVEKYCHHVSLAADEIGLRYEEDKLVEIIMPTTKTVYWQSYKPQLLKKVTLQQGYRLPDEIAQELIQAKNTGKIIKGLNNLTLHNFTDEEIGTLFVDNQFVQIIPPKSIFGIYEFKHKLILGKFKLQDSRINDVLAASIEQNAPAQMAQFCVQMQVGANQAGLRFEDDLLVEILPPGTKRLYWQNNCKQHMQTIELSDGYQLSEHMVQQLLQPKLRQKEVQGDSSVLIAQVPDYHLGVLKVNGKVEKLLDVGITAYWRFNREISVDIVDTRLQTKEISGQEILTRDKVNLRINLVANWCYTDVLTAYAKVAQPTDLLYRQLQFALREAIGTRTLDELLENKTVIDEVINAHMQTNMAGYGIETVSVGVKDIILPGDMKIILSQVVEAEKAAQANVIRRREETSATRSLLNTARVMENNPVALRLKEMETLERIAERINKISVVGGLDQILHGLINIQPKI; this is encoded by the coding sequence ATGTTGACCATCATAAATGTAAAAAAGGGTGAACTAGCCATAGTCAGAAAACGCGGAGAGATTGATAACATCATCACCGCAGGCCGTCATTTTTTTTGGAATCCCTTTTCCGTACTAACCTTTACACAGGTAGATTTGGCTGATACACAAATCGAGCCGGACACCGCCAACAAACTCATCAATTTTTATCCACAACTGGTAGAAAAATATTGCCATCACGTCAGCCTAGCAGCGGATGAAATAGGCCTGCGCTATGAAGAAGACAAACTGGTAGAAATAATAATGCCCACTACCAAAACAGTATACTGGCAGAGTTATAAACCACAATTACTAAAAAAAGTTACCTTGCAACAAGGTTACCGCTTGCCGGATGAAATAGCCCAAGAGCTGATACAGGCTAAAAATACCGGCAAAATAATAAAAGGCTTAAACAATCTAACCCTGCATAATTTTACCGACGAAGAAATAGGTACCCTGTTTGTGGATAACCAATTTGTGCAGATTATTCCACCCAAATCCATATTTGGCATATATGAATTTAAACATAAACTGATACTGGGCAAATTCAAATTACAGGATAGCCGCATTAACGACGTACTGGCAGCATCGATAGAGCAGAACGCACCAGCACAAATGGCACAATTTTGCGTGCAGATGCAGGTGGGCGCCAATCAGGCCGGCTTACGATTCGAAGATGATTTATTGGTAGAAATCCTGCCACCAGGTACTAAACGCCTATATTGGCAGAATAACTGCAAGCAACACATGCAGACCATAGAACTAAGCGATGGCTATCAATTGTCTGAACATATGGTGCAGCAGCTATTACAGCCCAAATTGCGCCAAAAAGAAGTGCAGGGAGACAGCAGCGTACTGATTGCCCAAGTACCGGACTATCACCTTGGTGTACTGAAAGTAAATGGCAAAGTGGAAAAACTGCTAGATGTGGGTATCACCGCCTACTGGCGTTTCAACCGTGAAATCAGCGTTGACATCGTCGATACACGCTTGCAGACCAAAGAAATATCCGGTCAGGAAATACTCACCCGCGACAAAGTCAATCTGCGTATCAATCTAGTGGCCAACTGGTGCTACACCGATGTATTAACCGCCTATGCCAAAGTTGCACAGCCGACGGATCTGTTGTACCGACAACTGCAATTTGCACTGCGCGAAGCGATTGGCACACGCACACTGGATGAATTACTGGAAAACAAAACTGTAATCGATGAAGTAATCAACGCTCATATGCAAACCAATATGGCTGGCTATGGCATCGAAACCGTTAGTGTCGGCGTCAAAGACATCATACTGCCGGGAGACATGAAAATCATACTTTCGCAGGTAGTGGAAGCAGAAAAAGCGGCACAGGCCAATGTCATTCGCCGGCGTGAAGAAACTTCCGCCACCCGCTCCCTGCTCAATACCGCCCGCGTAATGGAAAACAATCCAGTGGCCTTGCGTTTAAAAGAAATGGAAACACTCGAACGCATCGCCGAACGCATTAACAAAATTTCCGTAGTTGGCGGACTGGATCAGATATTGCATGGATTAATCAATATCCAACCAAAAATATAA
- the rtcR gene encoding RNA repair transcriptional activator RtcR codes for MNKRNVVFGFLGNVLDQRGKGRKRWERWRPTVDVCNHPELPVSRLELLYIACDKRLLTEIVQDIHTIAPLTQVNPVEVRISDPWDFEEVYTCLLDLAKSYQFDAEAENYFLNITTGTHVMQICWFLLAESRFYPARLLQSSPPEKNTAKAENVLSEAEEHQHLCSRGQVNIIDLNLHRYDQILTRFQQYASQATELLKSGIATRNQHYNQLITEIEQVASRSHAPILLCGPTGAGKSFLAKQIYQLKLNQHQLSGQFVEINCATLCGDNAMSTLFGHHKGAFTGAITARSGLLKQADNGLLFLDEIGELGLDEQAILLKAIEEKQFYPLGSDKLVSSQFQLIAGTNRDLKQAIAEGKFREDLYARINLWSYQLPGLAERKEDIEPNIDFELARFAQEYGTMPRFNQQSRSRYVNFATSATALWTGNFRELTASITRMATLATQGNITLVQVEDEIQRLQQHWQQRTTNDALIPAKLDEFDRYQLEKVLEICRKSRTLSEAGRYLFAVSRAQKQRANDADRLKKYLAKYDISWEQIKN; via the coding sequence ATGAATAAGAGAAACGTTGTTTTTGGCTTTTTGGGTAATGTTCTAGACCAGCGCGGCAAGGGGAGAAAACGCTGGGAGCGTTGGCGGCCTACGGTAGATGTCTGCAATCATCCAGAATTGCCGGTTTCACGCCTTGAGCTGTTGTATATAGCCTGTGATAAGAGATTACTGACTGAAATTGTGCAGGATATTCACACTATTGCGCCGCTGACTCAGGTAAATCCGGTTGAGGTACGGATAAGCGACCCGTGGGATTTCGAAGAGGTGTATACCTGTTTATTGGATTTAGCCAAAAGTTATCAGTTTGATGCTGAAGCGGAGAATTATTTTTTAAATATCACGACTGGTACGCATGTGATGCAGATTTGCTGGTTTTTGCTGGCTGAATCACGCTTTTATCCGGCTAGATTGTTGCAATCTTCCCCACCTGAAAAAAATACAGCCAAGGCGGAAAATGTGTTGTCTGAAGCTGAAGAACACCAGCATCTGTGCAGTAGAGGGCAAGTTAATATTATTGATTTGAATCTGCACCGCTACGACCAGATTCTGACGCGTTTCCAGCAGTATGCCAGTCAGGCGACTGAGTTACTTAAATCAGGCATTGCCACCCGAAATCAACATTACAATCAGTTAATTACTGAAATAGAACAGGTAGCCAGCCGTTCGCATGCGCCCATTCTGCTGTGTGGCCCTACTGGTGCAGGTAAATCATTTCTGGCTAAGCAAATTTACCAGCTTAAGCTGAATCAGCATCAACTAAGCGGGCAGTTTGTGGAAATTAATTGTGCCACGCTGTGTGGTGATAATGCTATGTCCACTCTGTTTGGTCACCACAAAGGGGCATTTACCGGCGCCATTACGGCCAGAAGCGGCTTACTGAAACAGGCGGATAATGGTTTGCTGTTTCTGGATGAAATTGGCGAACTGGGGCTGGATGAGCAGGCTATTCTGCTGAAAGCGATTGAGGAAAAACAATTTTATCCGCTCGGTTCGGATAAGCTGGTATCCAGTCAGTTTCAGTTGATTGCCGGTACCAATAGAGATTTAAAGCAGGCTATTGCAGAAGGCAAGTTTAGGGAAGATTTGTACGCGCGCATTAATTTATGGAGCTATCAATTGCCTGGTCTGGCGGAACGTAAGGAAGATATAGAGCCAAATATCGATTTTGAGCTGGCGCGCTTTGCACAGGAATATGGCACCATGCCACGGTTTAATCAGCAATCAAGAAGCCGTTATGTGAATTTTGCCACGTCGGCTACTGCTCTGTGGACAGGCAATTTCCGCGAGCTTACAGCTTCCATTACGCGCATGGCGACGTTAGCCACCCAAGGAAATATTACTTTGGTACAGGTTGAAGATGAAATTCAGCGATTACAGCAGCACTGGCAGCAACGCACAACTAACGATGCGCTGATTCCGGCTAAATTAGATGAATTTGACCGCTATCAATTAGAAAAAGTGCTGGAAATATGCCGCAAAAGCCGAACTTTATCTGAAGCTGGCCGCTATCTGTTTGCTGTGTCACGAGCGCAGAAACAGCGTGCCAATGATGCTGACAGACTGAAAAAATATCTGGCTAAATATGATATAAGTTGGGAACAAATAAAAAACTGA
- the galU gene encoding UTP--glucose-1-phosphate uridylyltransferase GalU, with product MQPIRKCVFPVAGMGTRFLPATKASPKEMLPIVDKPLIQYAVEEAVAAGCTELVFITGRNKRCIEDHFDKAYELETELAYRNQNKLLDFVQDILPPNVTCLYIRQPLALGLGHAVLCSRAAIGKENFAVVLADDLIDAQPGALSQMMEVYYRTGCNVLGVENIDPQQTGAYGIVEIAREDTDDYIQSIVEKPHPDDAPSHLGVVGRYILSARVFDFLTNLPRGAEGEIQLTDAIARLLTEQKMIAYAFSGTRYDCGDKLGYLEATVAYGLKHPLVGEDFRKLLQQMVC from the coding sequence ATACAACCAATTCGTAAATGTGTATTTCCGGTGGCGGGGATGGGTACCCGCTTTTTACCGGCTACTAAAGCCAGCCCTAAAGAAATGCTACCGATTGTAGATAAACCACTGATTCAGTATGCCGTTGAAGAAGCAGTGGCAGCCGGCTGTACCGAGCTGGTTTTTATTACCGGCCGTAATAAACGCTGTATTGAAGACCATTTCGACAAAGCGTATGAGTTAGAAACCGAGCTGGCATATCGTAACCAAAATAAACTACTAGATTTTGTGCAGGATATTTTGCCACCCAATGTTACCTGTCTGTATATCCGTCAGCCCTTAGCACTAGGGCTGGGACACGCTGTATTATGCAGCCGTGCGGCCATCGGTAAAGAGAATTTCGCCGTAGTTCTGGCTGATGACCTGATAGATGCCCAGCCGGGAGCATTAAGCCAGATGATGGAGGTTTATTATCGTACAGGCTGTAATGTACTGGGCGTGGAAAATATTGACCCACAGCAGACTGGTGCATATGGCATCGTGGAAATCGCCCGCGAAGATACGGATGATTATATCCAGAGCATAGTCGAAAAACCGCATCCTGATGATGCACCTTCACATCTAGGTGTAGTAGGGCGCTATATTTTGTCTGCACGGGTATTTGATTTTCTAACTAATTTACCGCGTGGTGCTGAAGGTGAAATTCAGCTTACGGACGCAATTGCCCGCCTGCTGACCGAACAGAAAATGATTGCCTATGCATTCTCAGGCACGCGCTATGACTGTGGTGATAAGCTTGGTTATCTTGAGGCTACCGTAGCTTATGGTTTGAAACATCCTTTAGTTGGAGAAGATTTCCGGAAGCTATTGCAACAAATGGTTTGTTAA
- the ligA gene encoding NAD-dependent DNA ligase LigA, with protein MDSVSEQQIIDLTALLNRYAHEYYDLDAPTVPDAEYDRLFRQLQAWEEQYPQWRQPDSPSRRVGGQAQQKFTAVVHQIPMLSLNNAFSPLDDNNKFDHSEMYAFDKRVRDGLGAEPDYIVEPKFDGLAISLLYRDGLLIQASTRGDGYTGEDVTENVRTIINIPLRLQGEDVPSVLEVRGEVLMLKADFERLNAHQQAENLKTFANPRNAAAGSLRQLDPKITAQRRLHFYAYGVAQLDERFAVASHSEELALMARLGLTIPPQDTLCYHANIEKILAFYEHIYQVRADLPFGIDGVVIKVDNLAQQDKLGYVARAPRFAIAQKFPAEEMLTTVEAIDVQVGRTGAVTPVARLMPVFVGGVTVTNATLHNEGEAQRKDVREGDTVIVRRAGDVIPEIVSVVLAQRPMVEQQTDLITPAEAVPKYPPFRMPEHCPVCGHEIVREEGEAVARCSGGMLCQAQRVQALIHFASRRAMDIENLGERQIELLVAQKRVHHFADVYHLQLDDLLAMKQQAKQEAANSEESAADELALSTTGKAAKQQPSKWAENILAGIQASRQRPLANLIYALGIFHVGERTAKQLAQAFGDLTTLTQATEPLLACLPDIGSVVAHSVAYFFSQKDQTSQLKELLAAGVQPQPETRRLPLQDYFIPERILARLPGANLTESRAQKLWQLAGMDWAKLFTDKALPESWQLWCAEPQNHELLKQTITLCEQLLAVQPEQITSAANEAIAGKTFVLTGTLPSWSRDVAQQHIEECGGKVSGSVSKKTDFVVAGADAGSKLAKAEALGVTILDQSALMTMLGIKE; from the coding sequence ATGGATTCAGTAAGCGAACAGCAAATAATTGATTTAACTGCACTGCTTAATCGCTATGCCCATGAGTACTATGATTTGGATGCGCCTACTGTCCCAGATGCTGAATATGACCGGCTGTTTCGACAGTTACAAGCATGGGAAGAACAGTATCCGCAATGGCGCCAACCAGACAGCCCAAGCAGACGTGTGGGTGGGCAGGCGCAGCAAAAATTTACTGCAGTGGTGCATCAGATTCCTATGTTGTCGCTGAATAATGCATTTTCACCGCTAGACGATAATAATAAGTTTGACCACAGCGAAATGTACGCTTTTGATAAACGTGTGCGTGATGGTCTGGGTGCTGAGCCTGATTATATTGTGGAACCGAAATTTGATGGTCTGGCCATCAGTCTGCTTTATCGGGATGGCTTACTGATACAGGCTTCAACCCGTGGCGATGGCTATACAGGCGAAGACGTAACCGAAAACGTACGCACCATAATCAATATTCCTTTACGCCTGCAAGGAGAGGATGTACCCAGTGTGCTCGAAGTGCGGGGTGAGGTACTGATGCTGAAAGCAGATTTTGAGCGGCTCAATGCGCACCAGCAGGCAGAAAATCTGAAAACTTTCGCCAATCCGCGTAATGCCGCCGCCGGAAGTTTGCGCCAGCTTGACCCAAAAATTACCGCGCAACGACGCCTGCATTTCTATGCTTATGGTGTGGCACAACTGGATGAACGCTTTGCCGTAGCAAGTCACAGTGAAGAATTAGCTTTAATGGCTCGGTTGGGCTTAACCATTCCGCCGCAAGATACTTTATGTTATCACGCCAATATCGAAAAAATACTTGCCTTTTATGAACATATTTATCAGGTGCGTGCTGATTTACCATTTGGTATCGATGGTGTGGTGATTAAGGTTGATAATCTGGCACAGCAGGACAAACTGGGCTATGTGGCACGCGCGCCGCGCTTTGCTATTGCGCAAAAATTTCCAGCTGAGGAAATGTTGACTACGGTAGAAGCTATCGATGTACAGGTGGGAAGAACCGGTGCGGTAACACCGGTGGCGCGATTAATGCCGGTATTTGTCGGCGGTGTGACCGTGACAAATGCTACATTACATAATGAAGGTGAGGCTCAGCGCAAAGATGTGCGCGAGGGGGATACCGTAATAGTGCGCCGTGCCGGTGATGTAATACCGGAAATTGTATCGGTGGTGCTGGCACAGCGGCCGATGGTGGAACAACAAACCGATTTAATCACACCTGCAGAAGCAGTACCAAAGTATCCGCCATTTCGTATGCCGGAGCATTGTCCAGTTTGTGGTCATGAAATTGTGCGCGAAGAGGGCGAAGCAGTAGCGCGCTGTAGTGGCGGCATGCTGTGTCAGGCACAGCGGGTACAGGCGCTGATTCACTTTGCATCACGCCGTGCCATGGATATCGAAAATCTGGGCGAGCGCCAAATTGAATTGCTGGTAGCTCAGAAACGCGTTCACCATTTTGCTGATGTCTATCATCTGCAACTAGATGATTTACTGGCGATGAAGCAGCAGGCTAAACAGGAAGCGGCCAATAGTGAAGAGTCTGCGGCAGATGAGCTTGCCTTATCTACAACCGGTAAAGCGGCCAAGCAGCAGCCTTCCAAATGGGCTGAAAATATTCTCGCAGGCATTCAGGCTAGCCGTCAGCGCCCGCTTGCTAATCTTATCTATGCTTTAGGTATTTTTCATGTGGGCGAACGTACAGCCAAACAATTGGCACAGGCTTTTGGTGATCTGACTACACTAACACAGGCTACCGAGCCTTTATTGGCCTGTTTGCCAGATATAGGCAGTGTAGTAGCACATTCTGTGGCTTATTTTTTCAGTCAGAAAGATCAAACCAGCCAGTTAAAGGAATTGCTTGCTGCTGGTGTGCAACCTCAGCCGGAAACCCGTCGTTTGCCACTGCAAGATTATTTTATTCCTGAGCGTATACTCGCGCGTTTACCAGGAGCAAATCTGACTGAGTCGAGAGCACAGAAATTATGGCAACTGGCCGGTATGGACTGGGCTAAGCTTTTTACCGATAAAGCTTTACCCGAAAGCTGGCAGCTGTGGTGTGCTGAACCACAAAATCATGAATTATTAAAACAAACCATAACCTTATGTGAGCAGTTGCTTGCCGTTCAGCCGGAACAAATTACATCAGCAGCCAATGAAGCCATAGCCGGTAAAACCTTTGTGCTTACTGGTACTTTACCTAGCTGGTCGCGCGATGTGGCACAGCAGCATATTGAAGAATGTGGCGGAAAAGTAAGTGGCAGTGTGTCAAAGAAAACCGATTTTGTAGTGGCTGGAGCAGATGCGGGCAGTAAGCTGGCCAAAGCGGAAGCACTTGGTGTTACCATATTAGATCAAAGCGCATTGATGACCATGTTGGGAATAAAAGAATAG
- a CDS encoding cell division protein ZipA C-terminal FtsZ-binding domain-containing protein: MSDSVLIVLVVGAAIILAVLAYNIYQESQYRKQLRDQFGHANKDALLDSQVNSVRDGAEAQSVLNTKAMVPEPEADKAADAVAAQAETIFTGENVVPEASEELVAEEEISEAVEPVPAADSEEIAAGNTSERAPMVPLSRTIAVKGRKTLLDVHDMSKQPLPWFDVRFDYLAYIALYEPKELHAMPRLSSRSRFRLVGCTMDDRYQIAEPIPSVYYQGFVVGLQAISRSGLLTHEELAHFGEQANRFAEQMDGQLLLTDINTFLDVARPLDELCARVDQTIAIHLVSRSNVSGMELRTAVEKQGFELGHDGAFFYAGSDGEPLFNIVTLDNTPFTSTLLANQNYRGFSMLFDIVHIPNGEKCFDQFMDMAVKLSSQLGLDLVNDKVEELSTEWLREVRRYVIDRQKEMKQVELEPGSELAKRLFS; the protein is encoded by the coding sequence ATGAGTGATTCTGTATTGATTGTGCTGGTGGTGGGTGCAGCCATTATTCTGGCAGTACTGGCCTATAATATTTATCAGGAAAGCCAATACCGCAAGCAGTTGCGTGATCAGTTTGGTCATGCCAATAAAGATGCTTTACTGGACAGTCAGGTAAATTCAGTACGCGATGGTGCAGAAGCACAGTCGGTGCTGAATACCAAAGCCATGGTGCCAGAGCCTGAGGCGGATAAAGCTGCAGATGCTGTGGCGGCGCAGGCTGAAACCATATTTACCGGTGAAAACGTCGTGCCCGAAGCCTCTGAAGAGCTGGTAGCGGAAGAAGAAATCAGTGAGGCGGTAGAGCCTGTGCCGGCAGCGGATTCTGAAGAGATTGCAGCAGGGAATACATCTGAACGTGCCCCGATGGTGCCTTTATCACGTACTATTGCAGTAAAAGGACGTAAAACTTTGCTGGACGTACACGATATGTCCAAACAGCCACTGCCATGGTTTGATGTTCGTTTTGATTATCTGGCTTATATTGCTTTGTACGAACCGAAAGAATTGCATGCTATGCCGCGCTTGAGCAGCCGTTCCCGTTTTAGGCTGGTGGGCTGCACCATGGACGACCGGTATCAGATAGCTGAGCCGATTCCTAGTGTTTACTATCAGGGATTTGTGGTTGGTTTACAGGCAATCAGTCGTAGCGGTCTGCTGACCCATGAAGAGCTGGCGCATTTTGGTGAACAGGCAAATCGCTTCGCTGAGCAGATGGATGGTCAGTTATTGTTAACTGATATTAACACTTTCCTCGATGTAGCGCGGCCGCTCGATGAGCTGTGCGCCCGTGTTGATCAGACCATTGCCATTCATCTAGTATCGCGTAGCAATGTTAGTGGAATGGAATTGCGCACGGCGGTGGAAAAACAGGGATTTGAGCTTGGGCACGATGGGGCGTTCTTTTATGCCGGTAGTGATGGTGAACCTTTGTTTAATATTGTTACCTTGGATAACACGCCGTTTACATCCACTTTGTTAGCAAATCAAAATTATCGTGGATTCAGTATGTTATTTGATATAGTACATATACCGAACGGCGAAAAATGTTTTGATCAGTTTATGGATATGGCAGTTAAGCTTTCTAGTCAGCTGGGTCTGGATCTGGTTAATGATAAAGTGGAAGAATTATCCACTGAATGGCTGCGAGAAGTGCGCCGTTATGTGATTGACCGGCAGAAAGAAATGAAGCAAGTTGAGCTGGAACCCGGAAGTGAACTGGCAAAAAGACTGTTTTCCTGA
- the ampD gene encoding 1,6-anhydro-N-acetylmuramyl-L-alanine amidase AmpD, translated as MQGEDKPQWLNGWWQQCTHTPSPNFSPRPQPADISLIVLHNISLPPFEYGQEAVQRLFTNQIKADEPDDFMRSLTALRVSSHFLIERSGALVQFVSCDDAAYQAGVSRFEGREGCNAFSIGIELEGCDFEPFTEFQYAQLIELLQALCVRYPIRAITGHQHVAPGRKSDPGHFFQWQRLCKHHLPVITDYQWPL; from the coding sequence ATGCAGGGCGAAGATAAGCCGCAATGGTTAAATGGCTGGTGGCAGCAATGTACGCATACACCGTCGCCGAATTTTAGTCCCCGCCCGCAGCCGGCCGATATATCGCTAATTGTGTTACATAATATTTCCCTGCCACCCTTTGAATACGGACAGGAAGCAGTACAGCGGCTGTTTACCAATCAGATTAAAGCGGATGAACCGGATGATTTTATGCGCTCGCTTACTGCTTTGCGCGTATCCAGTCATTTCTTGATTGAGCGCAGTGGTGCTTTAGTGCAGTTTGTATCCTGTGATGATGCAGCATATCAGGCGGGCGTATCGCGGTTTGAGGGGCGAGAAGGCTGTAATGCGTTTTCGATTGGTATTGAGCTTGAAGGCTGCGATTTTGAGCCGTTTACAGAGTTTCAATATGCACAGCTAATTGAGTTATTGCAAGCATTATGTGTCCGTTATCCGATACGCGCAATTACTGGTCATCAGCATGTGGCGCCGGGACGTAAGTCTGACCCAGGGCATTTTTTTCAGTGGCAGCGGCTCTGTAAGCATCATTTGCCAGTAATAACGGATTATCAATGGCCTTTGTAG
- a CDS encoding MarR family winged helix-turn-helix transcriptional regulator: MKTYSSWHNQIKNCLKQQHITHPQFIVLATLAYLSQYEQEITQVLLADKTNIDVMTISQILENLEKKDYIIRSVSSRDSRAKSITLTPAGFDKANQTVPLVEHIDQQFFAALGKNKNRFHQMLLALLKV; this comes from the coding sequence ATGAAAACTTATTCGTCCTGGCACAACCAAATAAAAAATTGTCTCAAACAGCAGCACATCACCCATCCCCAGTTTATCGTACTAGCCACACTTGCCTATTTGTCACAATATGAGCAAGAAATCACACAAGTCTTACTCGCCGATAAAACCAATATCGACGTCATGACCATCTCACAGATACTGGAAAATTTAGAAAAAAAAGACTATATCATCCGCAGCGTTTCCAGCAGAGACAGTCGTGCCAAATCCATTACCCTCACACCAGCCGGCTTCGACAAGGCCAATCAAACCGTGCCTCTAGTCGAGCACATAGACCAGCAGTTTTTCGCGGCATTAGGGAAAAATAAAAACCGCTTCCATCAGATGCTTTTAGCCCTGTTGAAAGTTTAA